From a region of the Rhipicephalus microplus isolate Deutch F79 chromosome X, USDA_Rmic, whole genome shotgun sequence genome:
- the LOC142777173 gene encoding uncharacterized protein LOC142777173, which translates to MVICYCVVGLRELGKYKEAARMQRRAFVLRLHLAESRALYRCSVGLRELGEYTEVARMPRRGFTLKPHSEHVIDELVLLEEDEFVELTRHKICAGVWEKLWRHSI; encoded by the exons ATGGTCATCTGCTACTGCGTTGTGGGGCTCCGGGAGCTCGGCAAATACAAGGAAGCCGCCCGAATGCAGCGACGTGCCTTCGTTCTCCGGCTGCACCTGGCTGAGTCGAGGGCGCTCTACCGTTGCTCTGTGGGTCTGCGGGAGCTTGGCGAATACACGGAGGTCGCCCGCATGCCCCGACGCGGCTTCACCCTGAAGCCGCATTCCGAGCACGTCATCGACGAACTCGTGCTCCTCGAAGAAGACGAGTTTGTAGAGCTGACGCGGCACAAGATATGCGCTG GTGTTTGGGAAAAGCTCTGGAGGCACTCAATTTGA